A window of the Tripterygium wilfordii isolate XIE 37 chromosome 12, ASM1340144v1, whole genome shotgun sequence genome harbors these coding sequences:
- the LOC120011334 gene encoding WAT1-related protein At1g21890-like: protein MVSEMLNKVKPYLCMISLQFGYAGMYVISLVSLKHGMNHYVLAVYRHVVATIVIVPFALLLERKIRPKLTLPIFLRVVALGFLEPVMDQNLYYVGLKYTSATFASAVVNVLPAITFIMALIFRLESVNFKKIYSVAKVIGTTITVSGAMVMTLYRGPIIDFLHGREQTHQETNSESSNHQHHLAGTLMVLGSVVAWSGFFILQSFTLKKYPAELSLTALVCVMGVVEGTAITLVMERDMSVWKIGFDSRLLAAVYSGVVCSGVAYYVQGLVNKERGPVFATSFSPLCMIITGALGAIVLSEKVHLGSIIGAIFIVIGLYTVVWGKSKEGRNSSSTAASLTNIEKNGNLELPIKNDTKSVVLVSSNVVNGDAEVLKIPA from the exons ATGGTGAGCGAAATGTTGAACAAGGTGAAACCATATTTGTGCATGATATCCCTCCAATTTGGTTATGCAGGGATGTATGTCATATCCTTAGTCTCTTTGAAGCATGGAATGAATCATTATGTGCTCGCTGTCTATCGTCACGTTGTTGCCACAATTGTTATTGTGCCTTTCGCTCTTCTCCTCGAAAG GAAAATAAGGCCAAAATTGACACTCCCAATATTCTTAAGAGTAGTGGCACTGGGTTTTCTTGA GCCAGTGATGGATCAAAACTTGTACTATGTGGGATTGAAGTACACCTCAGCAACTTTTGCATCTGCTGTTGTCAATGTCCTTCCTGCCATTACCTTCATTATGGCACTCATTTTCAg gttggaGAGTGTCAACTTCAAGAAGATATATAGTGTAGCCAAGGTGATTGGAACAACCATCACAGTCTCAGGAGCAATGGTAATGACTTTGTACAGAGGTCCAATTATTGACTTCCTACATGGAAGAGAACAAACACACCAGGAAACAAACAGTGAATCATCAAATCACCAGCATCACTTGGCAGGCACACTAATGGTCCTAGGCAGTGTCGTTGCCTGGTCTGGTTTCTTCATTCTGCAA TCGTTTACGTTGAAGAAGTACCCGGCGGAGCTCTCCCTGACAGCATTAGTATGCGTGATGGGTGTCGTGGAAGGTACCGCCATAACCCTAGTCATGGAACGCGACATGAGTGTCTGGAAAATCGGATTCGATTCAAGGCTTCTTGCTGCTGTTTATTCT GGAGTGGTATGCTCTGGAGTGGCATATTATGTGCAAGGTTTGGTAAACAAGGAGAGGGGCCCAGTTTTTGCAACTTCTTTTAGCCCACTATGCATGATCATTACAGGCGCTTTAGGGGCTATTGTCTTATCTGAGAAAGTCCACTTGGGGAG CATAATTGGAGCCATTTTCATAGTAATTGGCCTATACACAGTTGTGTGGGGTAAAAGCAAAGAAGGCCGAAACAGTAGTAGTACAGCAGCATCATTGACAAATATTGAAAAGAATGGCAACCTTGAATTGCCAATCAAAAATGACACTAAATCAGTAGTCCTTGTTAGCAGTAATGTTGTCAATGGAGATGCAGAGGTTCTGAAGATCCCAGCATAA